From one Sulfurimonas sp. HSL-3221 genomic stretch:
- a CDS encoding bifunctional folylpolyglutamate synthase/dihydrofolate synthase → MSPRSRARGPLLKYAEFLDAKPLYYDKIDLERMPRAWDRVKASVSLPKIIHLVGTNGKGTTGRFLASALLHAGYSIGHYTSPHILRFNERLWLNGSDATDAQLQHAFEKVMGWLDTATADALSYFEFTTLMAAALYEDCDYVVMEAGLGGEFDATAVFPKTLTLVTPIDLDHQAFLGDTVEAIAATKLRAMGPTVILGLQPHEVVYSVATEIAAERGATLLRCERLLDQDAIMALQQTAGCLELPEYLRDNLLLAAAALQVLGVPFDAQSFSAPLFGRLSRIAPNVWLDVGHNVLAARAIASTLGAQKVVLVYNSYGDKDYASILAALRGNIERVELIEVQSERAAARDALVGALEALQIPYGTFEGVQAQKMYLVFGSFSVAEAFIKMTGLK, encoded by the coding sequence TTGTCGCCCAGGTCGCGGGCGAGGGGGCCTCTGCTGAAGTACGCTGAGTTTCTCGACGCGAAACCGCTCTACTACGACAAGATCGACCTGGAGCGGATGCCGCGGGCCTGGGACCGGGTCAAAGCGAGTGTGTCGCTGCCGAAGATCATCCACCTCGTCGGCACCAACGGCAAGGGGACGACGGGGCGTTTTCTCGCCTCGGCGCTCCTGCATGCCGGATACAGCATCGGCCACTACACCTCCCCCCACATCCTGCGCTTCAACGAGCGCCTCTGGCTGAACGGCAGCGACGCCACTGACGCGCAGCTGCAGCACGCTTTCGAGAAGGTGATGGGGTGGCTGGATACGGCGACGGCCGATGCGCTGAGCTACTTCGAGTTCACGACCCTGATGGCCGCGGCGCTCTATGAAGACTGCGACTACGTCGTCATGGAGGCGGGCCTCGGCGGCGAGTTCGACGCGACCGCCGTTTTCCCCAAAACGCTCACCCTCGTCACCCCCATCGACCTCGACCACCAGGCCTTCCTGGGCGACACCGTCGAAGCGATCGCCGCGACAAAACTGCGGGCGATGGGACCCACGGTGATCCTGGGCCTGCAGCCCCATGAGGTCGTCTACAGCGTTGCCACGGAGATCGCCGCCGAGCGGGGTGCGACCCTGCTGCGCTGTGAACGGCTGTTAGACCAAGATGCTATAATGGCGCTTCAACAGACGGCCGGGTGTCTGGAGCTGCCGGAGTACCTCCGCGACAACCTCCTGCTCGCCGCCGCCGCGCTGCAGGTGCTCGGCGTCCCCTTCGACGCACAGAGCTTCAGCGCGCCGCTTTTCGGCCGCCTCTCGCGGATCGCCCCGAACGTCTGGCTCGACGTGGGCCACAACGTCCTTGCCGCCCGTGCCATCGCCAGCACACTCGGGGCGCAGAAGGTCGTCCTCGTCTACAACAGCTACGGCGACAAGGACTACGCATCCATCCTCGCCGCGCTCCGCGGAAACATCGAGCGCGTCGAGCTGATCGAGGTACAGAGCGAGCGTGCCGCCGCCCGCGATGCGCTTGTCGGGGCGCTCGAAGCGCTGCAGATCCCCTACGGCACTTTCGAAGGGGTGCAGGCACAGAAAATGTATCTGGTCTTCGGCTCGTTCAGCGTGGCGGAGGCCTTTATAAAAATGACGGGATTGAAATGA
- a CDS encoding DEAD/DEAH box helicase, translated as MQAKLYAYLKKGSLPDVLICEDAAEAQQLHDLCRFKAIEAVVLPDFRATWLDDLRPFSEELSQMAEALRRYYEADKKPLVIAPFKSLLFPLPKTNLLRTKPIAFGDRLDLSGLKTELLHWGYSFVDLVEVEGEVSFRGDIIDVFAPGTESPYRISLFDDEIEQIKAFEVETQRTVGEELEGFELHSAPYAFDEAGYERIVSAVEASASDSFVKDIDSLGFWYLGDDAENFLAGKKVASVKRLDAMIGEAYTLNTPQVEATDFESVAVLPEDDRVKALAVTDVKTLLEVHPNKKVTIIASSDAQLKQAGIFDTKGMTVKRSGEIVNLITDTELIISLNKPVRKKRRRKSSLLLDDLKPGDYVVHEEHGVGIFEAIEQAEILGSVRDFIAIRYQGDERVLLPVENLDAIDRYIAGAGAPPVLDRLGKGSFGRLKEKVKKRLFEIASEIVNTAAQRALISAPVIETDAKELAAFQSRAGFEYTEDQARSIAEIIAEIGSGHVMDRLLSGDVGFGKTEVAMNAMFAAASAGYQSAVIVPTTLLSSQHFASLKERFAEYDFHIAKIDRFVTPKVKKAVEAGLAEGTIDMVVGTHALFGTKFAKLGLVVIDEEHKFGVKQKEKLKTLYEKTHLLTMSATPIPRSLNQALSSIKTLSTLMTPPGERQGVRTFVKAYDEKLVKEVILRELRRGGQVFYVYNSIDHMPIKLGELKAILPDLRILMLHSQVGAVETEKELLKFQDGEYDLMLATSIIESGIHMPRVNTMIIDGADRFGIADLHQLRGRVGRGHTEGFAYFIVEDKELITEEAKKRLVALESNSFLGSGSVLAYHDLEIRGGGNLVGDAQSGHIKNIGYSLYLRMLEDAIKELSNKKETPKAKVDLKLAVSAYISDELVAEDRLRLELYRRLSLCETPTEVYEIEEEVTERFGRPDGPTKQFFELMVIKLMGLEKHIKMLSSYGQNITVEYLSGAKEYVTADSKDDDDIIKAVLHYLRTAKPKVL; from the coding sequence ATGCAGGCCAAGCTCTACGCCTACCTGAAAAAGGGTAGCCTCCCCGACGTACTGATCTGCGAAGATGCCGCCGAAGCGCAGCAGCTGCATGACCTCTGCCGATTCAAGGCGATCGAGGCCGTCGTTCTCCCCGACTTCCGCGCGACCTGGCTCGACGATCTCCGCCCCTTCAGCGAAGAGCTGAGCCAGATGGCCGAGGCGCTGCGCCGCTACTATGAAGCAGATAAAAAACCCCTTGTCATCGCCCCCTTCAAGAGCCTCCTTTTCCCGCTGCCCAAAACGAACCTCCTGCGCACGAAGCCCATCGCCTTCGGCGACCGCCTCGACCTCTCCGGCCTCAAGACGGAGCTGCTGCACTGGGGCTATAGCTTCGTCGACCTCGTGGAGGTGGAGGGGGAGGTCTCCTTCCGCGGCGACATCATCGACGTCTTCGCCCCCGGCACGGAAAGCCCTTACCGCATCTCCCTCTTCGACGACGAGATCGAGCAGATCAAGGCCTTCGAGGTGGAGACCCAGCGCACCGTCGGCGAGGAGCTGGAGGGGTTCGAGCTGCACAGCGCCCCCTACGCCTTCGACGAGGCCGGGTACGAGCGTATCGTGAGCGCCGTTGAGGCGTCTGCCAGCGACAGCTTCGTCAAGGACATCGACTCCCTGGGCTTCTGGTACCTGGGAGACGACGCCGAGAACTTCCTCGCGGGCAAAAAGGTCGCCTCAGTCAAACGCCTCGACGCGATGATCGGCGAGGCCTACACCCTCAACACCCCGCAGGTAGAGGCAACGGATTTTGAATCCGTCGCGGTGCTCCCCGAGGACGACCGGGTCAAGGCCCTTGCGGTCACCGACGTCAAAACCCTGCTGGAGGTCCACCCGAACAAGAAGGTGACCATTATCGCCAGCAGCGACGCGCAGCTGAAGCAGGCGGGGATCTTCGACACGAAGGGAATGACGGTCAAACGCTCCGGCGAGATCGTCAACCTCATTACCGACACCGAGCTTATCATCTCCCTGAACAAGCCGGTGCGCAAGAAGCGCCGCCGCAAGAGCAGCCTGCTCCTCGACGACCTCAAACCGGGCGACTACGTCGTCCACGAGGAGCACGGGGTCGGGATCTTCGAGGCCATCGAACAGGCGGAGATTTTGGGTAGCGTGCGCGACTTTATCGCCATCAGGTACCAGGGCGACGAACGGGTCCTGCTGCCGGTGGAGAACCTCGACGCCATCGACCGCTACATCGCGGGCGCCGGGGCGCCGCCGGTGCTCGACCGCCTGGGCAAGGGGAGCTTCGGCCGCCTCAAGGAGAAGGTCAAGAAGCGCCTCTTCGAGATCGCCTCGGAGATCGTCAACACCGCCGCCCAGCGCGCGCTCATCAGCGCCCCGGTCATCGAGACCGATGCGAAGGAGCTGGCGGCGTTCCAGTCCCGCGCGGGCTTTGAGTACACGGAGGACCAGGCGCGCTCCATCGCCGAGATCATCGCGGAGATCGGCAGCGGCCACGTGATGGACCGGCTCCTCAGCGGGGACGTCGGCTTCGGCAAGACCGAGGTGGCAATGAACGCGATGTTCGCCGCGGCCTCCGCGGGCTACCAGTCGGCCGTCATCGTCCCGACGACCCTGCTCAGCTCCCAGCACTTCGCCTCGCTCAAAGAGCGCTTCGCCGAGTATGACTTCCACATCGCCAAGATCGACCGCTTCGTCACCCCGAAGGTGAAGAAGGCCGTCGAGGCGGGGCTGGCCGAGGGGACCATCGACATGGTCGTCGGTACCCACGCGCTCTTCGGGACGAAGTTCGCCAAGCTGGGCCTCGTCGTTATTGACGAAGAGCACAAGTTCGGGGTGAAGCAGAAAGAGAAGCTCAAAACCCTCTATGAGAAGACGCACCTGCTCACCATGAGCGCCACGCCGATCCCGCGCAGCCTCAACCAGGCTCTCAGCTCCATCAAGACGCTCAGCACCCTCATGACCCCTCCGGGCGAACGGCAGGGGGTGCGGACCTTTGTCAAGGCCTACGACGAGAAACTCGTCAAAGAGGTCATTTTGCGCGAGCTGCGCCGGGGCGGGCAGGTCTTTTACGTCTACAACTCCATCGACCATATGCCCATAAAGCTCGGCGAGCTCAAGGCGATCCTCCCCGACCTGCGCATTTTGATGCTCCACTCGCAGGTCGGCGCGGTCGAGACGGAGAAGGAGCTGCTGAAGTTCCAGGACGGCGAGTACGACCTGATGCTGGCGACCTCTATTATCGAGTCGGGCATCCACATGCCGCGGGTCAACACGATGATCATCGACGGGGCCGACCGCTTCGGCATCGCGGACCTGCATCAGCTCCGTGGCCGCGTCGGCCGGGGCCACACGGAGGGGTTCGCCTACTTCATCGTCGAGGACAAGGAGCTCATTACCGAGGAGGCGAAGAAGCGCCTCGTCGCCCTGGAGTCCAACTCCTTCCTCGGCAGCGGCTCCGTGCTCGCCTACCATGACCTGGAAATCCGGGGCGGGGGGAACCTCGTGGGCGACGCGCAGAGCGGGCACATCAAGAACATCGGCTACTCTCTTTACCTGCGGATGCTCGAGGACGCCATCAAGGAGCTGAGCAACAAGAAAGAGACCCCCAAGGCGAAGGTGGACCTCAAGCTCGCCGTCAGCGCCTACATCAGCGACGAGCTCGTCGCCGAAGACCGTCTGCGCCTGGAGCTCTACCGCCGCCTCAGCCTCTGCGAGACCCCGACGGAGGTCTACGAGATCGAGGAGGAGGTCACGGAGCGCTTCGGACGCCCGGACGGCCCGACCAAGCAGTTCTTCGAGCTGATGGTCATCAAACTGATGGGGCTGGAGAAACACATCAAGATGCTCAGCTCCTACGGCCAGAACATTACGGTAGAGTACCTGAGCGGCGCTAAAGAGTACGTCACCGCCGACAGCAAAGACGACGACGACATCATCAAGGCCGTGCTGCACTACCTGCGCACGGCGAAGCCGAAGGTGCTGTAA